The DNA segment TTCCTGATGACAAGATTCTAAACATTTCCATTGCTGACACTAATGGAATACGTGATTGCGAATCACTACCGTAAAAATTCCATTTACTGCCATAATACGGtctaaatctgacaactccatggaaacaatcaacggtagctcgaTAATTTGACAGAGTATCCATTCCCAGAATACAGTCGAAGTCAGACATATCTAGCttgattagattagttatcataatattatcattGAATCTAATCACACAATTCAGAATTATCTCATGAGACATCAAACATACACCGGCAGGTGTAGAGACTGACACAGTATCTATCAACGGAGTagtagcaatctcatgctcatcaacaaatacaacagatacaaatgaatgagatgctcctgtgtctatcagtataCGAGCAGGATGATTAAAAATAAGACAGATACCTGCAATAACTCCGCCCTGTGCGTCTTGAACTTGATCCTGAGTTAGAGCATGAACTTGAGCCTGCTGTGGCCCTGGAAAACGCTGCGGAACAGAACCTCTAGGCTGAGGATAGCTAGACTGCTGAAAAGACTGAGTCGGAACAAAAGGTCTAGTTGCTGGTCCTCTGAAACCTTGACCAAACTGAGGTTGCTGAAATTGTTGTCTTGCTGCATtcggacatactctagcataaTGTCCAACTTGCCCACAGATATTACAAGATCCATGAACTCCCGTACACTGAGTACTGATATGCTTACCACCACAACGATCACAAAATACTCCACCTGGTGACCCAACTGAACCTCCACGCTGACTGCCAGAACTAGAAGAACTACTACGACTCtgtttcttgaactgttttccttTGGCCTTAAAGTGTTGCTGCTTTGGTTGCTGATAAGACTGCGAAGGCTGATACGGCAGTAAAGGACGGTATAGTGGTGCACCAACTGGCATCGGCACATTGCCTCCGAAACTCTGAGGAAAACCTGGTTGAACTGACTGTGGTTCTGCCAAAAGTAGACTTGCCTCCACATTCTTGGCTTTCTCTACAGCATCGGCATAATTAACAGGCGCTCCAGCAACTACTAAAGTGCAAATGGTTCGATTCAATCCTTGCATAAAATGCGATAGCTTGTTCCGATCACTGCTAGCAACATGAGGaacataggcaagaagtgctgaGAATTGAGATGCATACTCCACTACAGTCATGTTACCTTGAGTCAATCTATTAAATTCAGCTTCCTTGGCCGAATAATACGAAGGCGGTGAATATTCTCGAGCAAACTGTGCGCAAAATACATCCCAAGTAACTCTTTCACCTGATTCCTTCAGAGCTTCCTCGGTAGTTTCCCACCATAACTGAGCTCGGTCTTTTAATTGACAAATAGCCAACTTAAGTTGCAAATCAGGAGTGTACTCCAACATATTAAACAAACGCTTCATACTTTTTAACCATGCTACAGCTTTCTCACCATCTTCATTCCCAAAGAATCGAGGAGGACGCATGTTCTGAAATCGGGATATCACTAGTTCCATTTCACCCATTCCTCTAGTCAACTGATCCACTTCATGCTCAACGTTAACATTTCGTGCTTCACCGCGAGGACGACGACCTCGTCTTCCCCATTCAGTCTCGTTAAGTCCTCTCACATTAGGAGCTTCAGATTCCTGAGCAACTTCCTTTCCTTTTCTACCCTTACGTCCAGGTGCCATCTACAAGACACAAGGATTTAATCCAATGGCAGAAACAAAATAATCGGTCTAGTATAAGAGCATAAACTTAAACTAATACGTTCTAGTCATGCTGATACAATTAATTCAAAACATACAAACAAGTAAGagcaaataatcaaacacatgcacaatcattttatttgtgcCTAAACTCGAGTGTCCTAGACTATAATTCGAGCGTATCCCAGTCACGCTCTGATACAATCTGTGAGGGCCCGtgcacttaattaatatttaattatcaaacaacaaggattaattggtgtaaacagcgaaaacgagtttaaaaacgTTCATtagggcctacagaaatttcggcatgacctccccgtaagtaggacatcccaaaaatctcaaaacacaacaacaataatatacgctcgaaaataacatcaagttcacaatcaaccacacaaacatcctacagccgcactggccaggactagacacgacataccacaattaaaatcccaaacaacataaaaaatatcaccatacagctacacagggcatctccctggcaaatgtatcaaaccagcataatatatataaatatctgggaactctgacacaaaccgactgactactgggtaccactcgctgacgctccaccagacgcgtcaaatcccctggaatgacctgctatggcatcaaaaacaaccacaacataaaaagaaaacaggggtcggaccccagtacgacaaaccagtaaaatcacgacgtatataaaagacatgtaataataccaagtaaatgcaatgatatgcgatgcatgaatggtaacaatggaataacggataccaaatggagtccaaacgaatagcatcatcaacagtaacagtggccacccgtgccaggaatgcagcatcaaatcgccgctcgtccatgcacgtagcatcgggaatgcgagtagctaagtcgctcgtccctagctgtcatctgggaatgtggctaatccaAACCCAtcgtccctctgatgactcaatatatctcaacagaatcaacataaatcgccgtcgaaggagtcaaggctcaatatgttatgtcaatataatttatgcatgaatgcatcagaataaacattcaaagcacgtaatagcaaacaacattcaccgaatattcttacacgccaatataagcg comes from the Primulina huaijiensis isolate GDHJ02 chromosome 8, ASM1229523v2, whole genome shotgun sequence genome and includes:
- the LOC140982063 gene encoding uncharacterized protein; translated protein: MAPGRKGRKGKEVAQESEAPNVRGLNETEWGRRGRRPRGEARNVNVEHEVDQLTRGMGEMELVISRFQNMRPPRFFGNEDGEKAVAWLKSMKRLFNMLEYTPDLQLKLAICQLKDRAQLWWETTEEALKESGERVTWDVFCAQFAREYSPPSYYSAKEAEFNRLTQGNMTVVEYASQFSALLAYVPHVASSDRNKLSHFMQGLNRTICTLVVAGAPVNYADAVEKAKNVEASLLLAEPQSVQPGFPQSFGGNVPMPVGAPLYRPLLPYQPSQSYQQPKQQHFKAKGKQFKKQSRSSSSSSGSQRGGSVGSPGGVFCDRCGGKHISTQCTGVHGSCNICGQVGHYARVCPNAARQQFQQPQFGQGFRGPATRPFVPTQSFQQSSYPQPRGSVPQRFPGPQQAQVHALTQDQVQDAQGGVIAGICLIFNHPARILIDTGASHSFVSVVFVDEHEIATTPLIDTVSVSTPAGVCLMSHEIILNCVIRFNDNIMITNLIKLDMSDFDCILGMDTLSNYRATVDCFHGVVRFRPYYGSKWNFYGSDSQSRIPLVSAMEMFRILSSGNEGFMIYAVDATQGKGFEVSDIPVVKEFPDVFPDEIPGFPPQREIDFSIELVSGTNPISRAPYRLAPAELEELKEQLQDLLEKGYIRPSMSPWGAPLNKATVKNKYPLPRIDDLFDQLQGTSVYSKIDLRSGYHQTLKEKLTTAPVLALPSGSGGYVVCSDASLNGLGCVLMQNGRLWRHYLYGEQFVIYSDHKSLKYLFSQPDLKMRQRRWMELLKDFDCEIQYQPGLMNLVADALSRKVQNAMLTSLTISKVHEHLELQDGLIRSVETTL